ATCAATATCCGTGTATCCTTTATCCTCTTCCATTCTGAGCATATTGGTAACGCTATCACGAACGGGCCGGTCATCATTCTCCTTATGGCAAATGTAGATCCGGATGGAGCCGCCGTGGGATTTCAGCTCTTCCACATGAAACAGTTTCAGGCCATGCCTGGCAAAAATCCGGTCAACAACCAAAAGGGAAAAGTAGGAGAAATGCTCATGATAGATGGTGTCGAACTGGTTGTTCTCCACGAGCTGCATGAGGTGCGGGAACTCGAATGTCATAAACCCTTTCTCAGAAAGCATCACCTTCAGCCCCGAAACAAAATCATTGATATCGGGAACGTGCGCCAATACGTTATTTCCGAGAATCAGGTCCGCCGGTTTGTAATCCGACACCAGCTCTTTTGAGGTGTCATACCCGAAAAATTTCTTCTCTGTGGGAATATCTTTTTCAATTGCGGCACGTGCCACATTTTCAGACGGCTCCACTCCCAGTACTGGAACCCCCTTCTCCTTGAAGTACTGCAGCAGGTAGCCGTCGTTGCTGGCAATTTCCACCACAAAGTGATCGCTGCCGATACCATACTCTTCCATCATCTTGTCCACATAGTCACTGGCGTGCTTGAGCCAGCTGTCGGAGTAGGAGGAAAAATAGAAATAGTCCTCATAAATCTCCTCCGGGCTTACGTATTCATGAACCTGTACGAGAAGGCACTCATCACACACATAAACGTGAAGCGGATAGATTTTTTGTGACGAATTCTGGTTTTCCGGTTTTACAAACTCTTCGCAGAGCGGTGATGTGCCCAGGTCCGTAAATGTTTTTGTAAGCGGATGGTTACAATGCAGGCACTTCCCTTCCTGTTGCGCCATATGTTTCTCTGTCTTTTTTTGATTGGTTTACTGCACAAAGGCGGCAACTTCTGCGCTCATTGCATTCAGCCCTTCATGCATGTTTTATAAGACGGCCGCCAACGTGTGGTGTCCCTTGCCATCTGTTCCTTTCCTGTAATGTTAGGGCTAATGGATAAAAAATCTAATTTTAATCTTTTAATTTTTATTAGCCTCTCTTATCAAAACAGCACCGTTTGGCGGCCGGATACTGGCTCTGCACGGACCATCCGGTACAGGCAGTTTTTGTAAACCTGTAAACCAACTAACGTGGCATCTATTCTTTGAACGCTCTCAGCAGGCTGGGATAACTTGATACCGGAGTTGCCGACACTGTTCCGTTTGTTCAAAGCTGCCTGCTGACACTGTGAAATGTAGAAGGTTCTAATTCAGATTCATGAAAATAATTGAGAGTTTAAGTACAAATAAACCAGCATCAACTCTTGATTCAGTAGGGCTGAATGGTTCTTTTGAATAAAAGAGCAAACCGCATCCGGATTGAAACCATGGAGCAACCCATAGCCGACATCAGAAGAGATATCACGATAACCAAATCTCTGGAACTCCAGGAGAAAGCACACCGTCTGATACCGGGCGGCTGCCATACCTACGCAAAGGGAGATGACCAGTACCCGGAAAACTCGCCAAAAGTGATTGTGAGCGGCAGCGGCTGTCATGTTACGGATGCGGATGGAAATACCTTTATGGAGTTCGGAATGGGGCTGCGTTCGGTTACCCTGGGTCACGGTAACCGGCGGGTTGCAGAGGCCGCCTACAGGGCGTCACTCAACGGGACGAACTTTCTGCGTCCTTCCGTCCTGGAGATCGAGCTTGCAGAGGAGATGCTGTCGCTCCTTCCCCACGGAGATATGATCAAATTCGGGAAAAACGGTTCGGATGTCACGACAGCTGCAATAAAATTGTCGAGGGCGCACACCGGACGCGATTTGGTGGCTGTTCCATCAAACCAGCCTTTCTTCTCCGTCGACGACTGGTTTATCGGTACCACGGATATGGATGCGGGTATCCCCGACTCAGTAAAAAAAATGACGGTACAATTTGAGTTTGACAACCTGGAGAGCGTCAAAGCTCTTTTTGAGCAGTATCCCGGCCAGATTGCCTGCCTGATCATGGAACCGGCCAAATATGACGACCCTTCGGATCATTT
This DNA window, taken from Rhodohalobacter mucosus, encodes the following:
- a CDS encoding class I SAM-dependent methyltransferase; its protein translation is MAQQEGKCLHCNHPLTKTFTDLGTSPLCEEFVKPENQNSSQKIYPLHVYVCDECLLVQVHEYVSPEEIYEDYFYFSSYSDSWLKHASDYVDKMMEEYGIGSDHFVVEIASNDGYLLQYFKEKGVPVLGVEPSENVARAAIEKDIPTEKKFFGYDTSKELVSDYKPADLILGNNVLAHVPDINDFVSGLKVMLSEKGFMTFEFPHLMQLVENNQFDTIYHEHFSYFSLLVVDRIFARHGLKLFHVEELKSHGGSIRIYICHKENDDRPVRDSVTNMLRMEEDKGYTDIDFYTSFDEQVKRTKRELLKLFIELKENGKTIAGYGAPGKGNTLLNYCGIGKDFLDYTVDRNPAKHGMFLPGSLVPIYPPDKIRETQPDYVFILPWNLKKEIMNQISYIREWGGKFIIPIPEPEILD